A stretch of Lactuca sativa cultivar Salinas chromosome 6, Lsat_Salinas_v11, whole genome shotgun sequence DNA encodes these proteins:
- the LOC111908814 gene encoding uncharacterized protein LOC111908814 has protein sequence MADLLRRSGLQGVGTWLNKKVVEPFVEILSRGAEPKQLAFSTALGITCGVFPIVGVTMFLCVLAIAVLGTSINAPTVMLANFVATPIELSLMIVFLRFGEYLTGGDHFSLTSDALKKVLTGKASKEILLSIAHALLGWFVMAPFILGILYVVLVPCFTMLVRKFSTGGLSPKKDDAPSYTEVMLKDNDISAQG, from the exons ATGGCGGATCTGCTTAGAAGGTCTGGATTACAAGGAGTCGGCACATGGTTAAACAAGAAGGTCGTCGAGCCCTTTGTGGAAATCCTTAGCAG GGGAGCAGAGCCTAAGCAATTGGCATTCTCTACAGCTCTTGGCATTACATGTGGAGTGTTTCCAATTGTTG GAGTGACTATGTTTCTCTGTGTATTGGCAATAGCAGTGCTTGGAACTTCTATCAATGCTCCCACTGTGATGCTAGCCAATTTTGTTGCTACTCCAATAGAACTAAG TTTGATGATAGTGTTCTTACGCTTTGGTGAATATCTCACGGGTGGAGATCATTTCTCTTTAACCTCCGATGCTTTAAAGAAGGTATTGACCGGAAAAGCTTCAAAGGAGATCCTACTAAGCATTGCTCACGCG TTGTTGGGGTGGTTCGTTATGGCCCCGTTTATCTTGGGCATATTATATGTTGTATTAGTACCGTGTTTCACCATGTTGGTGCGCAAGTTTAGTACGGGTGGGTTGAGCCCAAAGAAGGATGATGCACCATCTTACACTGAAGTAATGCTTAAG GACAACGATATATCCGCTCAAGGTTGA